The following proteins are co-located in the Apium graveolens cultivar Ventura chromosome 5, ASM990537v1, whole genome shotgun sequence genome:
- the LOC141724017 gene encoding protein EIN6 ENHANCER: MEQEVIDAELVLPVHLSFKKIQMYEKFPKGQSRGRHWKHLKQIIQAENYQNYPADEPNYVNIESPPSMHPNKKICDITGYEAPYHDPRTKLRYANTEVFKQIRSLPNEYVQSYLALRNAAVVLR; this comes from the exons ATGGAACAAGAAGTGATTGACGCAGAGTTGGTACTGCCAGTCCATTTAAGCTTTAAAAAGATTCAAATGTATGAAAAGTTTCCAAAGGGTCAATCTAGAGGTAGACACTGGAAGCATCTGAAGCAGATCATTCAGGCAGAGAATTACCAAAACTACCCTGCTGATGAACCTAATT ATGTTAATATTGAGTCACCACCCTCTATGCACCCAAACAAAAAGATTTGTGACATTACTGGTTACGAG GCACCATACCATGACCCAAGGACAAAACTCCGTTATGCTAATACTGAAGTGTTTAAGCAAATCAGGTCACTTCCAAATGAGTATGTCCAGAGTTATTTGGCACTAAGGAATGCAGCAGTTGTTCTCAGGTAA
- the LOC141724016 gene encoding zeatin O-glucosyltransferase-like: MSNNHSQIIVIMVPFPAQGHLNQLLHLSRLISAFNIPVHYVGTTIHNRQARTRLQGWDPKSISNIHFHEFHPPCFASPPPKPNSPLSHLQPCFDSTKHLRTPFATLLNNFSSVAKRVVVIHDSLMSSVVQGVASIQNAEAYVFHSVSAFTVFLHLWEEMGRPFPINVDMLKDVPSLEGCFTEEFKKFISDEYKCINFSSGRIFNTCRFIESPFLDLAGRQEISKNMKQWALGPFNPVVQSRNKCQNRHKCLEWLDKQAPNSVIFVSFGTTTSLSEDQIHELAIGLDKSNQKFIWVLRDADKGDIFTDDQEPMFKRHVDMLPKGYEENIQEKGLIVRDWAPQLEILGHSSTAGFMSHCGWNSCMESITMGVPILAWPMHSDQPRNTVLLTKFLKIGIVVKNWGMRNELVSAETVEKAIQKLMNSEEGSEIRERAAKVGDDVRKSGNSCLELDSFVAHVSR; encoded by the coding sequence ATGTCTAACAATCATTCCCAAATCATTGTTATTATGGTGCCTTTTCCTGCACAAGGCCATCTCAACCAACTTCTCCATCTTAGCCGCCTTATCTCTGCCTTCAATATTCCGGTCCACTACGTAGGCACCACCATCCACAACCGCCAGGCTAGGACTCGCCTTCAAGGTTGGGACCCGAAATCAATTTCCAACATCCACTTCCATGAATTTCATCCCCCTTGTTTTGCTTCCCCTCCTCCTAAACCTAACTCTCCACTTAGTCATCTCCAACCTTGTTTTGACTCCACTAAACATCTCCGAACCCCATTTGCTACACTTTTGAATAACTTTTCCTCTGTCGCTAAAAGGGTGGTTGTGATTCATGATTCTCTAATGAGTTCAGTTGTTCAAGGTGTGGCTTCCATACAAAATGCCGAGGCCTACGTTTTTCACAGTGTTTCGGCCTTTACTGTCTTCCTGCACTTGTGGGAGGAGATGGGGAGGCCATTTCCTATCAACGTAGATATGTTGAAAGATGTTCCGTCCCTAGAAGGTTGCTTCACTGAAGAATTCAAGAAGTTCATTAGCGATGAATATAAGTGCATCAACTTCAGTTCTGGGCGTATATTCAACACTTGCAGATTCATTGAATCCCCTTTTCTTGATTTAGCTGGCAGACAAGAAATAAGCAAGAACATGAAGCAATGGGCTCTTGGTCCATTCAACCCTGTTGTTCAATCCCGAAACAAGTGTCAAAATCGTCATAAGTGCTTGGAGTGGCTGGACAAACAGGCTCCAAATTCTGTGATCTTCGTCTCATTTGGGACCACTACTTCCCTAAGCGAAGATCAAATACATGAGCTTGCGATTGGATTAGACAAAAGTAACCAAAAGTTCATTTGGGTCTTAAGAGATGCTGACAAAGGAGATATATTTACTGATGATCAGGAGCCGATGTTTAAAAGACATGTCGACATGCTACCAAAAGGATACGAAGAGAACATACAAGAGAAAGGGCTGATTGTAAGAGATTGGGCACCACAATTGGAAATTTTGGGGCACTCGTCAACAGCCGGTTTCATGAGTCATTGCGGATGGAATTCATGCATGGAAAGTATTACGATGGGAGTGCCGATCTTGGCATGGCCAATGCACTCGGATCAGCCAAGGAACACAGTTTTGTTAACAAAGTTTCTTAAAATCGGTATAGTTGTCAAGAATTGGGGCATGAGAAATGAGTTGGTGAGTGCAGAAACAGTTGAAAAAGCAATACAAAAGTTGATGAATTCTGAAGAAGGAAGTGAGATAAGAGAGAGAGCAGCAAAGGTGGGTGATGATGTCAGGAAGTCAGGCAATAGCTGCTTGGAGTTGGATTCATTTGTAGCTCACGTTTCTAGATAA